In Lolium rigidum isolate FL_2022 chromosome 3, APGP_CSIRO_Lrig_0.1, whole genome shotgun sequence, the genomic window cctcctccatgatgtaatgttgacaagtgtgtgcatcatgtagtacttggcgtaggttatgattgtaatctcttgtagattatggagttaactattactatgatagtattgatgtgatctattccccctttcatagcttaaaggtgacgagtgtgtatgctatgttagtactcggtctaaattgcaacggtctattatgcactctagaggttacttaaatatgaattccgaatgttgtggagcttgtttactccggcttgagggagctctcgtagccctacacaatgaatggtgtttgttatccaacaagagagtgtttgaagtagcataagagaagataacttatttatttatgtgatcattgttgagagtgtccactagtgaaagtatgatccctaggccttgtttccgaatatcgaaactccgtttatttactgttctactgcatgtttacttgctgccatatttattttagattgttattaccactcatattcatccatatcacttgtattttactatctattcgccgaactagtgcacctatacatctgacaagtgtattaggtgtgttggggacacaagagacttcttgtatcgtaattgcagggttgcttgagagggatatctttgacctctacctccctgagttcgataaaccttgggtgattcacttaagggaaaattgctgctgttctacaaacctctgctcttggaggcccaacactgtctacaggaatagaagcgtgcgtagacatcaatgttcACTTCCTTGAGGGTAAGCTAGTTACCGTTGAAGCGGTGCACGAAGGATCCCGgacaccacgaaggctcaccgtATTCTCCGTGAGCTTCTTCCACGAAGTAGAAGCTCGATCTACTAGTGGAGACCTTAGGTAGGTCTCCAATCCTGTACAAACTTTCCGTGCAATCACAAGTCGATTGCTCCATGCGACCGTTACTGCCTAGGAGTCCTcaacctccaagagtaacaagatcgAAGCTTGAACTTGACGCATGGCTCAAATCACAAATTTGTTCGGTGGAAAGAAAAAGGAGGAAGAGATCTTTCGATTGGGTGGATCCTTTCTCAAATTCAAATTCGTTGGTTGAATCTCTCTAGATCAAAGGATTGGTGGAGAAGTTTGCAAGAGAGTATGTAGAGATGAAGAACTTTGTTTTGGATCTCAGGAAGTAATGAAAAGCAGCAATCCACGAAATTGGACCCCTGCCATTTATAGAAAACTAGTCATCTTTTGAATAAAGTCGTGCAGGAAAAGGAGAGGCCGGTATGACCGACCCCTGGCACGGTCATACCGGCGGGGCCGACTGTGTGCGCGAggagaggaagaaggggaggcCAACGGTGGCCGGTATGACCGGCTCCAGACCCGGTCATACCGGTCAGTTTCACTAGTTCGGGCAAGATTGAAAGGGGGAGGGTCATGCCCGGTATGACCGGCCAGTTTGACTAGTTCGAAAAAGATCAAAGAGGTGAGGCACCCAGTCATACCGGCCCGATGCCCGATATGATCGGCCGATTTCAGTGGTTTGGGAGGAGGCCAAAAAGCAAGTCACCTCGTCATACCGGGCGTCCTATTTGAGCAGCCAGCGTCAAATAGGAATCACCGAGTTTTTCTTAGGGATACATTCACAATTTCACATGGACATGGGCCACATGGCATCCTAGATATGGGCCAGCACTGTCTAGACTCTTATGCAGCCCATATAGGAAGCTTGGCCCGCCCGCAAGCACAGCACTTCAAATCCTGTGCGGGCCGTCTATTTTCCCCTTAACCTGCACGCTTCTTCCTTCCATCTCCGCCTTAAACCCTAGCGCTACTTCGCCCACGCCTCCAGAAAAAACCATGGGGAAGAAGCAGCGCCGCTCGCGCCAGAAGGAGGAGCAGGTAGAGACGCCAGCGGCGCCGCACGAAGACGcgccagccgccgccgctgccgcggaggaggaggcggccgcacAGGAAGTGGCGGTGGCGGGGCAGGCCCAGACCCAGGGCGCGACGAATGGCGGCGTGAAGGAGGAGGGGAAGGGagaggcggcggcagaggaggaggtgaAGGATGTGAGCTTTGACGAGCTGGGACTGGACGAGCAGCTGAAGAGGGCTCTGAGGAAGAAGGGCCTGACCAATACCACCCTGATCCAGCGAGAGGCCATCCCGCGCATCCTGGTGCGCGATTTCTGGTTCCCCTTACTAGCATTTGCTTCGCCGTGCTTGTGCTCTGCGCGAATTCCGTGGAACTATTCGATTTTCACAACCAAAGTCGGCTCAGAGGCTCGTTTTGGTACCGTTTTACTGAATGAACGCTTAATTAGTTGGTAAATCACCAGCCGGGGTCTGGTTACACAAAATAGTCAGAAGCGGTTTTagctagtttagcttgatataatTTTTCATTGGTTCATCGGAGCTAGAATTCAAACGCTTGCAGTGCAGGCCATACTGAATTTAACTTGGGTTTATTGAAGCTCTGCTCAGCATTGCTTAATTGCTTTAGCCATTTAGTTCAAGAATGGGGCAGCAGCAATCTGGACAACCACCTGCCGAAATTGCCTGTGTTTAGGTTTTCTGCAGTTCGCTGTACTGAACAAGGGCCCTAATGTTGTGCTTCCAGGAGGGGACTGATTTGGTCGCACAGGCCAAGACTGGTTCTGGAAAGACCTTTGCCTACCTTCTCCCGCTGCTGCAAAAGCTATTGAGGTTGTCCTCGGAAGGCAGTGTTCGGAAATCTGCACCGAATGCCTTAATCCTGGTGCCAACTCGCGAGCTATGCCAGCAGGTATCTGACTTCTATTTTTTCCCAAAATACTTAGCGAGTAGCGATTTATGTCTATGTGCACTTGCTGATTCATGCACGATAATAAGTTGTTCTGCTATTTGATATTGGATGcactgagttttttttttgtatgagTTCTTTGAACGACGTTAAACATCCTTACATTAGTAAGTTCAATGGTTTATATTATAACTTACTACTGCGTGCCGAATAAATTTTAATTTTCACGTTCACTATGATTTTATATATTTTGTTTCACTACATGGTTGTCATTAACTATTAATGTGATATAACTTAATAAGGAGCCCCTCCTTTCTTTTTGCTGTCCTTTTTTATACCATCTTCTCTTCAAAAGAACTAATGCATTTTTTTTGTATTGTTAATGACTTTGTATGCtctaggtttttaatgaggcatcATCTCTCCTTCAGTTGTGTACATCCAAGTTGAGGATTGTCCAAGTGAATGCAAGCATGCCAGATAAGGATATTGTGAGACATTTTATCTTCTTTTGATTGTTATGTTTGCCAAATGGTATTTGGGTTTCTAGGGTTACATATGCCACACCTAACTTGCTTTTGCCTGTTACTTGCAGAAACTTGCATTGTCTGGCCCCCCTAATATTCTTGTGACAACCCCAGCTTGTGTTGCAACATGCATATCAAAGGGCATTGTTCAGGGGTCATCCATTAAAGAGTCACTTTCAATGATGGTTCTCGACGAGGTGCAGTTTATTTTCCTGCTGCAGTATTTTCCATGTGCATTTTTCACACACTAGATGCatgatcttgaaaagatttatccGAACATGGAACGGACAATTTTATTTTGATGTTGAAATACCAAACCCCATGGTCTCCTCCCATATAAACATAACACAGCTATCAAAGTTGTGGATCTGTATTATTTTGCAGAATAATCTTTGAGCGTTGTGATTTTCTGCTTCAAGTTCTAAACTGTTTAATTGGATCATGTACAGTATTAGACTATTAGTGCATACACTACCTTTGTCACTGCAAAGTTTAAATTTGATATACGGTACTGCAGAAGTTGAGAAAATTTTCTATGCAACTACTCAGTGTCACTTTTTAAAGTATGCCTATCAAATTTAACCTTTGCCAGGCTGACCTTCTTCTATCCTATCGCTGTGAAGATGACTTGAAAGCGCTTGTCCCACATATTCCAAGAGGTTGCCAATCCATTCTTATGTCTGCAACTTCAAGGTCAAATATGGTTCTTCTTTCTTCCTTTATCTGAAATTATTCATAACATCTTAATCCCATGCATTGCAGACTTCAGTTTGTGGATGTTTAGCTTTTTCATGTTACATATGCTCATTCTCTCGCCCGTTGACATAGGATGAATCTAACTGTAGTAGTTCCGATCTACTTAATTCCTTTACTTCTGTTTGGGTTTACATCATTTTGTAATCCAAAATTTACTTTGTTGCAGCCCTGATATTGTGAAACTGGCAAAGCTACTTCTGCACAACCCTGATATTTTAACTCTTACTGAGGTTGGTCATGTGAAGGATGACGTGGTCCCTAGAAACGTGCAACAATTTTGGGTAAGTACCTTTTGTTTCCTTTTCACATTATTGTGGAACTCACTTTTTGTACAATGTCACCTTTTTTGAGCCAAAAACTACAATATCTCTTTAAAATTCCAACTGTAAATCCATGAGTAGACCAGCAGGTGCGTCTACTAGTTATGGTTGCCTGTTTGTAGTCCACCATTTGAACCATTCTTAAATGATTATTTCGTTAATTTGCATTTAGTGTGCTGATTTTCTGTTGCTTTTGTGCATTTATATCTGTACATCAGATTACGTTACATACAATCTTTTGCCTACAGATTTCATGCAGTGAAAAGGATAAGATGCTTTATATCCTTGCCCTTCTGAAATTAGA contains:
- the LOC124697307 gene encoding DEAD-box ATP-dependent RNA helicase 16 — protein: MGKKQRRSRQKEEQVETPAAPHEDAPAAAAAAEEEAAAQEVAVAGQAQTQGATNGGVKEEGKGEAAAEEEVKDVSFDELGLDEQLKRALRKKGLTNTTLIQREAIPRILEGTDLVAQAKTGSGKTFAYLLPLLQKLLRLSSEGSVRKSAPNALILVPTRELCQQVFNEASSLLQLCTSKLRIVQVNASMPDKDIKLALSGPPNILVTTPACVATCISKGIVQGSSIKESLSMMVLDEADLLLSYRCEDDLKALVPHIPRGCQSILMSATSSPDIVKLAKLLLHNPDILTLTEVGHVKDDVVPRNVQQFWISCSEKDKMLYILALLKLELIQKKVLIFVNSIDMAFRLRLFLEKFGIRSAVLNAELPQNSRLHIIEAFNARLFDYLIATDDNKTKEAKQTNKENKKDSRGSRKHMQQTLDAEFGVVRGIDFKNVFTVVNFDMPPDPAGYIHRIGRTGRANKTGASISLVSPEEEDVFEEIENMLQDVEKKDTKCILPFPLLTTNAVESLRYRAQDVARSVTSRDIQEARRQDIKNEILNSDKLKAHFEENPTDLDLLKHDKILSNKAIPVHLRDVPEYLIDPTTKEASNAIKLSRAAMGVDNPGRKRKMGFRRGSGKSSDPLRTFSAEGKSRKRGGKERDGEQDRRKRRKKAEV